The genomic region AACGAACTGGAGAATACGCGCATAGTGAGTGATCACGAGCACGCCAACACCTCTATCGAGCAGCATCTGAATAGCCTTCGCCACAACCCTTACACCGTCGACGTCGAGGCCGCTGTCAGGCTCATCAAGTATAACGTATCGTGGATCGAGAACCAGTATCTGGAGCATCTCGGCCCTCTTTCGCTCGCCGCCGCTGAAGCCTACATTGACTTCTCTCTGAAGATGCTCGTCGCGCAAGCCGAGCATAGACGCATAGTTCTTTACGAGCTTGATCATCTCGGGCCTCGGGGTCCCTATCAGCTTGTCCTCAACATCCTTGACCCGGTTATACGCTGCTGCAACAAAGTTGAGGAAACGGACCCCCGGGATCTCCGGCGGGCTCTGGAAGCCCAGCATGAGCCCTCTGCGCGCCCTCTCATACGTAGGTAGACCGGTTATGTCCTCACCGTCGAGCAGAATCCTTCCATCCCGGACAACGTAGGACGGGTGACCCATGATCGTATAGGCGAGCGTGGTCTTACCACTGCCATTCGGCCCCATGAGGGCCACTAGGCTGGCTCTAGGTATGCTGAGGCTCACCTTCTGAAGCACAGTCTTGGACTCGGGTCCTCCCGTGACGCCTCTAACCTCGAGGCTCACCTTCTTTAACCCCAGTTAATTTTGACACCAGTTAAAGAATATGAACACCATACGCTATTAAGCATTATGCTAGAAGCACAGCAGCCTAAGCATTAGCATCCACGACGACATAGATAGCTATAAGATAACAAGAACCATGTTTTGCAGCCGGTCAGTGAACAACCGAGCCCCCGTATAAGGGGCAACAAGACTTTAGCAACATAACAGCCATTGCACAAGCTCTAGAAGGCAAACATGGAGACAAGGCGTGTAGCTACAGGGCCAGGCGAAATAGACGGTAGATGTCGGAAACATGGCCTAGTCTACATTCTAACATAGCGTGCCTTGGATGGCGCTATATCTGGATCTCTGCTAACAAATCCTCCAATAGTTCTAGCTCGGGGAACTCTAGGACTCCTAGCTCCTCGGCCAGTACGTATGGCTTGATTTTTCGCAGATCTATTTCCTCCCTGAGTATGGGGGAGAGGTAGGTCTCAGGGCTAAGGCTGACCGTTGTTCCGGTCTGGTACTGGCCCACGGCTGGTAAGACGACTAGGTTGGCTCCAAGCCTGGGGTAGGGTGCTACCAGGAATGCTGGGAGCTTGGCGACGTAGCCTAGCTTGTCGCGGAGCCTGAGGCTAGGGTGCTCGTGCCCCATGATGACTACTTCTACTGGTCCTGGGTAGTTTCCTTGCGGCTTCTTGTGCCCGTGGATAATGAGTACTCCTTTCTCGTAAAGCTCGTTAACGATCTCCACCCCATAGTCCTTGGCTACAAGCGACAAGTAGTTATCATGGTTACCGCGCACAACGGTAACCCTTACACCGCGCTCCTTTACAAGGTAGCTGAAGACCCGGCTCAGCTCTTCGCGCTCGCTGCGCAGCAGTCGCGAAAAACAATGCTTGACATCACCAGCGAAAATCACCCAGTCTGCCCCGGTCTCGTCAAGAGCCCTGCCCAGAACCTCTAGCGTCCTCGCAAGCTGGATCCTGGGGACGAAGAAGCCCTGCCTAGCAGCCTCCTCCTCGAACCCCAGATGAGTATCAGCAATGACCACTGCCCTTAGTCTGCGAACATGGATAGCAGGTATACTACCGATAGCCTCGACGCCGGGCAGTAGCTCCAACGACTATGCACCCTTGGCAGCCCTACCGGTATTACTCCCAGATACGAGCTACACACTAGTTAATATTACCCTTCTAGCATATGTGGCTTAGAAAGGAGAACCAGTAGTCCTATAGAGTGCTTTTCCGCGTCTTACAATTGCTTTACGATACTCGTTAACGGATTCCATTCGGTGAATAGATTGAACAGCGAACTTGTTCGTGCTCTTTGGAGGAGGTCAGAGATATATCTTCGTGAAGCAAGAAGGCTCTATGAGGAAGGCTACTACGATGTAGCCCTTGTTATGGCTGAGCAAGCTGTACAGCTTGGAATAAAAGCTGTCTATAGCCGTGTTCTAGGCTACGCCCCCAGGGGTCATAGCTTGCGCAGGCTTCTAGGCTACTTGGCATCGGTTCTCGAGGAGAACGAGCAGCACGGCGAAGCGAGGGCTATACGTGACTTCGTGGTAGAGTATCGCGATG from Pyrofollis japonicus harbors:
- the sufC gene encoding Fe-S cluster assembly ATPase SufC, translating into MSLEVRGVTGGPESKTVLQKVSLSIPRASLVALMGPNGSGKTTLAYTIMGHPSYVVRDGRILLDGEDITGLPTYERARRGLMLGFQSPPEIPGVRFLNFVAAAYNRVKDVEDKLIGTPRPEMIKLVKNYASMLGLRDEHLQREVNVGFSGGERKRAEMLQILVLDPRYVILDEPDSGLDVDGVRVVAKAIQMLLDRGVGVLVITHYARILQFVEPDKVAIMVSGRVVDEGGPELAKHIEEHGYAPYMKN
- a CDS encoding metallophosphoesterase, producing MELLPGVEAIGSIPAIHVRRLRAVVIADTHLGFEEEAARQGFFVPRIQLARTLEVLGRALDETGADWVIFAGDVKHCFSRLLRSEREELSRVFSYLVKERGVRVTVVRGNHDNYLSLVAKDYGVEIVNELYEKGVLIIHGHKKPQGNYPGPVEVVIMGHEHPSLRLRDKLGYVAKLPAFLVAPYPRLGANLVVLPAVGQYQTGTTVSLSPETYLSPILREEIDLRKIKPYVLAEELGVLEFPELELLEDLLAEIQI
- a CDS encoding HEPN domain-containing protein: MNSELVRALWRRSEIYLREARRLYEEGYYDVALVMAEQAVQLGIKAVYSRVLGYAPRGHSLRRLLGYLASVLEENEQHGEARAIRDFVVEYRDVLVLLEDAYTEGRYALPGYTRTEAERGITVAEKLLSLLKQMFLSGEEVGKEDRRTDG